The DNA segment GAAGATTTCCTCTCTTTATAATATCTCCACCAATAATAATTTTTTCTGGAGATAAAACAAGAATATAATTTACAAGAGCATGAGCTATATAAAAAGCTTCCATATCCCAAGCAGGATGATTTTCAGGAATATCTTTAAATTCAACTCCCCATCTTCTTTCAAGAGCCATTTCAGATGCCATTCCTTCAAGACAGTTGCCACCATGGAAAGGACAGTTTCCTACAAATTTGTCTCTAGGATGTCTATTTACAAAAATATGTCCCATTTCAGGGTGTAGCATACCATGAACTAATTTACCTTCAACAATAGCTCCACCACCTACACCTTTTCCAATAGTTAAATAAATAGTATTAGAGATATTTTTTCCAGCTCCCCAAATATGTTCCCCGTATACAGCAGTATTTACAATAGTATCAAAATAAACAGGGATATTAAGAGCTTTTTCAATCTCTCCAACAATATTAAAGTTTCTCCAAAAAGTTTTTGGAGTAGAAGTGATATATCCGTATGTTTCAGAGTCTTTATGTAGATCAATAGGTCCAAAGCAACCTATTCCAATAGCTTCAATTTTCTTATTTTTAAAGAAAGAGATAACTTTTTCCATAGTAATTTCAGGAGTTTCAGTTTCAAAAGAAACTCTTTCTATAATCTCTCCTTTTTCTGTTCCTATACAGCAAACAAATTTTGCTCCACTAGCTTCAATAGCACCAAAGAACATAAAACCATCCCCTTTAAATACCTTTCTTTTTATTTTACCATTTATTTTTACTTTTATCAAAACTAAAGTAATAAAAATTTGAGATAGAAGAGAAAATTTAGCAATTTCTTAGAAATTATAGTATAATAAAGATGAAAAATACATATAGATTTTAGGAGGAAAAATGGTATTAGCAGGAAATAAGAAAGCATTTTTCGATTATTTCATAGAAGATAAATTTGAAGCTGGAATAGAATTAGTAGGAAGTGAGGTTAAATCTGCAAAGGCAGGAAAATTAAGTATAAAAGAATCATTCATTAGAATAATAAATGGAGAAGTTTTTATCATGGGTATGTCGATTGTCCCTTGGGATTTTGGAAGTGTTTACAATCCTGAAGAAAGAAGAGTTAGAAAACTTCTTTTACATAAAAAAGAGATAAAAAAATTACATGAGAAAGTAACTCAAAAGGGGTATACAATAGTTCCTTTAAATGTTCATCTATCTAAGGGGTATGTAAAACTTGAAATTGCTCTTGCTAGAGGAAAGAAAACTTATGATAAAAGAGAGAGTATAGCTAAAAAAGATGTAGAGAGAGATCTACAAAGAATGGCAAAAATAAGATAGTATTGAAAAATAGCTAGGTATATGATATAATATTATGAAAATTAAATAATGGGAGTGCAAAGGTTTCGACGGGGTTCTCAGGTTATAGGTAGCAGGCCAGGGTGACCGCTGTGAGAGGTCAAACACATCGTTTAGATGGAAACAAAAATTACGCTTTAGCTGCTTAATAAGTCAGCTCACCTCTGAACATTCTCTTCTGTAGGCGTGTTCAACCGAGGTGTCATTAAAATACAGATTACCCTAAGTGATTTCTCTAAGCTTTAGGGGACATTTTAGAGGATAGTTTTAATCAGCCCTGTCTGTGGGATTGGTTACTGCGAAGTTCAATAGCAGACTAAGCTTGTAGAAGCCTATGGCGCTGGCAATTTCGGACACGGGTTCGATTCCCGTCACTTCCACCATCATTCGCCATGTCCAAACTAGGGAAGAACCTAATGTTTATGGTAATTGACGATTTGTAGATAATAATTTTTTTAACGAAAGTTTGTATAATAGTTTGCACAAGTAAGTCATCTTTTGATTCGAGGTTTTTACCTAATTCAATAAGATGATTTTTTATTTGTGCTCTACTTAATTTTTGTGTCATAGAATTATATTTTAATTTTTCCTCTTTAAGATTTAACATTTCCATATCAATTTCCTCCCTTTTAATTTTAAACTCATGATTAGATATCAGATCATTTAATGAAAGATCTAATAGCTTATCAATTTTCTTTTGAAGTGTAGCTAGTGATTTTTCAATTCTACTGATTTCCTTATTAGAATCTTTAAAGTTAGAATTGAAATATGAGTATACTTTTTCAGTTACTATATCTATTTGAGGATCAGAGAAGATATTGTCCTTTAAGATAGTGATTACAAGATTTTCTAATAACTCTTTTCTTATTGGATAATTTTTACAGTCATTGACCTTATCTTTTCTTCTTCTACAAAGGTATCCATAGCTAAAAGATCCATTTCTATTTTTACTTCTATAGCCACCAGAATATACACCACCACATTCCCCACACTCACATAAACCTGTTAATAGGTATGTATTGATAGCAGTAGAGCGAGAAGAGGTATTTCTAGTCTTGCTTTTAAATTTTAATTGGACCTTTTCAAAATTCTCTTTAGAAATAATAGCAGGAATTCCATTTTCAATTTTTAATTCTTTACCAGTAAGCTTTCCATGTTTATCTTTTTTACCAAAGATAAAAGTTCCAGTGTATTTTTCATTAAGTAGAGTATCTCTAATACTTAACTTTTTAAATGGTTTTCCTAACTTATTTTTTAATCCTAATGAATTTAATCTATCAGCAATATTTGCATATCCTCTTCCTTCAAGGAAGAGAGTGAAGATTAATTTTACAGTTTTAGCTTCTTCTTCATTAATAATGTATTTTTTATCTGGAGTGAGATTGTATCCTAAAGGTGGGAATACCTCCAGTGTGGATACATTTTAAAGCATTTTCTTTAAGTCCTTTTCCAACCTCCCTAGATAAGTTTGCAGAAAAGTATTCGTTCATTCCAGTGATAAGTGATTTTAGAATAATTCCTTCTGGAGAATCATTTACTTGCTCTAATACAGAAAGTAATTTTACTCCATTATCATTAAGTGTTTTCTCATACATTGCATGGTCATACCTATTTCTTGCAAATCTATCAAACTTGTGAACTATTACACATTCAAAGTTACAAAGTTTAGAATCTTCAATCATTTGTAAGAACTCTTCTCTATCTTCAGTTGAAGTTCCAGATATAGCTTCATCTGCATATATTTTTACTAAGTTGTAATTATTCTTTTTACAGAATTCCTTAATTGCTCTTATTTGAGCTGATATACTTTCTACTCTTTGGTTATCAGAACTGTATCTACAATATGCTACTACATTTTTCATATTTAATCCTCCTCTTTAGTTTTAGAGCTGAGATAAACTCAGCTCTACTTTTTATTTATTGATTTGTTTTAAGATCTCTTTA comes from the uncultured Fusobacterium sp. genome and includes:
- a CDS encoding ROK family protein; this encodes MFFGAIEASGAKFVCCIGTEKGEIIERVSFETETPEITMEKVISFFKNKKIEAIGIGCFGPIDLHKDSETYGYITSTPKTFWRNFNIVGEIEKALNIPVYFDTIVNTAVYGEHIWGAGKNISNTIYLTIGKGVGGGAIVEGKLVHGMLHPEMGHIFVNRHPRDKFVGNCPFHGGNCLEGMASEMALERRWGVEFKDIPENHPAWDMEAFYIAHALVNYILVLSPEKIIIGGDIIKRGNLLTLIKERVVKLLNNYVQNDKILKNIDDYIVLPKLKDDSALLGALALCFKK
- the smpB gene encoding SsrA-binding protein SmpB, which codes for MVLAGNKKAFFDYFIEDKFEAGIELVGSEVKSAKAGKLSIKESFIRIINGEVFIMGMSIVPWDFGSVYNPEERRVRKLLLHKKEIKKLHEKVTQKGYTIVPLNVHLSKGYVKLEIALARGKKTYDKRESIAKKDVERDLQRMAKIR
- a CDS encoding recombinase family protein; translation: MKNVVAYCRYSSDNQRVESISAQIRAIKEFCKKNNYNLVKIYADEAISGTSTEDREEFLQMIEDSKLCNFECVIVHKFDRFARNRYDHAMYEKTLNDNGVKLLSVLEQVNDSPEGIILKSLITGMNEYFSANLSREVGKGLKENALKCIHTGGIPTFRIQSHSR